One Flagellimonas sp. CMM7 genomic region harbors:
- a CDS encoding gliding motility-associated protein GldE: MDPEPYCLAFFLTTFSGIFTIKVIVLLLLLGCSALISGAEVALFGLSQTDLNELEETDTSRGKLIVRLLNKPKKLLATILITNNAINIGIVLLFSSIGNTIFSEITQNLFGVVSVRFLLEVIVATFLILMFGEILPKIYANRNKVQFSHFMSIPLKLLNTLFTPLSSPMSSATVFLQEKLGKQKSNLSVDHLSQALELASEGDTTKEEQKILEGIVTFGNTDTKQVMRPRIDIFALDEEMKFLEVIQEIKKNGYSRIPVFSENMDNVLGVLYVKDLLPYIDRKSFNWMSLIREPYFVPENKKLDDLLLEFQEKKNHLAVVVDEYGGTSGIVTLEDIIEEIVGDISDEFDDEDLVFSKLDDYNYVFDGKTTLKDFYRVVKIEDEEDFEGQKGESETIAGFVLEISGNFPKRGEKVLFKNYQFIVESLDKKRLKRIKITLPHEA, from the coding sequence TTGGATCCTGAGCCCTATTGTTTGGCGTTTTTCTTGACCACTTTTAGCGGTATATTCACAATCAAGGTGATTGTACTTTTACTTCTTTTAGGATGTTCTGCACTAATATCTGGAGCTGAGGTGGCATTGTTTGGCCTCTCCCAGACAGATTTAAACGAACTTGAAGAAACAGATACCTCAAGAGGGAAACTTATAGTCCGGTTATTGAACAAGCCAAAAAAACTGTTGGCAACGATATTGATTACCAATAATGCCATCAATATTGGAATAGTTTTATTGTTCAGCTCAATTGGGAATACCATTTTCTCAGAGATAACCCAAAACCTTTTTGGAGTGGTCTCCGTGCGTTTTCTTTTAGAGGTCATCGTTGCTACATTTTTAATTTTAATGTTTGGCGAAATCTTACCGAAAATCTATGCAAATAGAAATAAGGTTCAGTTTTCGCATTTTATGTCTATTCCCTTAAAACTTTTAAATACTCTCTTTACACCTTTAAGTTCGCCCATGAGTTCCGCTACGGTTTTTCTTCAAGAGAAATTGGGAAAGCAAAAATCCAATTTAAGTGTGGATCACTTATCTCAAGCATTAGAGCTTGCTTCGGAAGGAGATACTACAAAAGAAGAACAAAAGATATTGGAAGGGATAGTAACCTTTGGGAACACGGATACAAAACAGGTCATGCGTCCTCGCATTGATATTTTTGCGTTGGATGAGGAGATGAAGTTTCTGGAGGTTATACAAGAGATAAAAAAGAATGGCTATTCTAGAATCCCTGTTTTTTCAGAAAATATGGACAATGTCCTCGGTGTTCTTTATGTCAAAGACTTGTTGCCATATATAGATAGAAAGAGTTTCAATTGGATGTCATTGATTCGTGAACCCTATTTTGTTCCAGAAAATAAAAAGTTGGATGATTTGTTATTAGAATTCCAAGAGAAGAAAAACCACCTTGCCGTTGTAGTGGATGAATATGGTGGAACTTCTGGGATAGTAACACTGGAAGATATTATTGAAGAAATTGTTGGGGATATTAGTGATGAATTTGACGATGAGGATTTAGTTTTCTCCAAGCTGGACGATTATAATTATGTTTTTGATGGAAAAACCACATTGAAGGATTTTTACCGTGTTGTTAAGATTGAGGATGAAGAAGATTTTGAAGGGCAAAAAGGAGAATCAGAAACCATTGCCGGGTTTGTGTTGGAGATTTCGGGGAACTTTCCAAAGCGAGGAGAAAAAGTACTGTTTAAGAACTATCAATTCATTGTAGAAAGTTTAGATAAGAAGAGGTTAAAACGTATAAAAATTACATTGCCGCATGAAGCATAG